The Euphorbia lathyris chromosome 4, ddEupLath1.1, whole genome shotgun sequence genomic interval AGTGATGGGAGCCCTAGGTATCTTCCAGTATCCAGTGGAGCAAAAACTTGGAGTACATTATGAATAGCCATTTTTATCTCTCCACTCACATTGGCACTAAAGAAAATACCAGACTTATTCAGATTAACTGCCTGACCTGGTGCTACTTCATATTCTGTCAACAAGTTTCGTACCTGTCTACTTTCCTCTTCAGTAGCTCTGCAAAAACAGAAAActgtcatctgcaaaaaaaataGGTGTGTTACACTAGGAGCTCCCTGGCAAATACGACATCCCCTTAAAATACCACTTCGTTCAGCTCTTGCAATTAGCTGCGATAATACCTCGGCACAGAGAATAAACAGGTACGGAGAGAGTGGGTCTCCCTGTCTAAACCCTCTACTAGGAGAAATTGGCCCTACTAATTCCCCATTAACAGCTACATGATAGGATACAGAGCTAATACAAAGCATAATCCAATCCACCCATTTTCCACTAAAACCCAATTTTACCATAACCTCTTTTAGAAAGCCTCAATccaccttatcatatgctttgctaatatcaatttttagaGCAACTTCACCATTAGACCctctatttttccttttcatATGGTGAATGGTTTCAAATGCAACCTGCACACTATCAATCAATGATCTGCCAGGTACAAAGGCAGATTGGCTCTCAGAGATTAAACTGGATAAAATCTCTTTGAGCCTGTTCGCCAAGACCTTAGCAATTATTTTATACAATACATTGCAGAGGGAAATGGGTCTTAATTCCGTCATTTTTCGGGGATTCTCGCATTTAGGAATAAGTGTGATAACAGTGTCATTCAAATTAGCAGTGATTGTTTCTGTTTGAATCAGTTGCAATaacttttttgaaatttaaaaaaaaataaaaaataaaaacaaaattcaatagttttattaaaagaaaatgttCAGTGATTTTTTTATACTGAATTCAAACTTTAATAATTATGAGTACAGGTTTACCCTATATATGATAATAACAAGATGAAGTTTGAATTTAGACGATGAAATATGTACATAACTAACAAATTACAATACGTTTTCATTTATAATTATGAAATCTCTGGTTTAAGCTAGTTTAACCAATTTGTTTAAACCGTGAAAACTCACCCCTTATTTTCACGTGTCACGAGTCTGTTGGGTTCagttgttagctaatagctgttgcagTTACTGTTAGCTATTtacagttgcagtaagctgttagctgttgctGTTAGTTGTTTGGTATtaactgtttaattattagtgtttggtaaaattatattgaactgttgttgttcgaatttaaaatgtctaatatggacatgttttaaattaatcaaaaaaaattatatgtttgtgatcagTTATttatgataaaatgatgcacatgtgaagtgtagatgacaatatttatgatcaagaagacagtttgatgaattatttctcaaattgaccaaacgtgtcaatgttaggggtaaatttgttTTTGACTGTCAACTTTAGGGGTATagttgcatcattttagacgttaaggataaaattgctcatagaaataatgtttaaaaaagcatattttatgaaaataagtccaataattttatcaataacaaataactataaACAATTGTTTATACTATAAAAAAACAGTTGTTTATTAAAAGCTCCAAAACCAATGCAGTTTTCAGAAAAAATGTTAAACgttgcagttatataaacctaactaaACGCTATATTTTCTACGGTTTTAAATGAAATGTTAAACGTTCCTCTAAAAAGTTGAAACAAACACCTATATCACCGGCAGTTTAAACAAGTTGAAGTAACAAAAagttttgttttaagcaagttaCAAGAAATCCAGAGATTGTTTTAAGCAAATTGAGATGGAAAAAATCATTTGAGGTGGCAAAAAGATTGATTTGAAAGATTAGAAAGTTAGTAAGTGTTTGACCACAGGTTCGAGAGGTTAAATATCTAATAAGCAATTAAAAAATGGAAAAGATACTACGTTTAAAGTTTctggaaaagtatcaatttagcttCTACATTCAAAATAGCAttaatataagcttaacgtttataaaaataacatcaatttaaGTTTCATTGACGGAACGTGACACATGTAAGCCGTTAAGTTCTGCCGACTCACTAACGGAAATATGCCACAAAATTTCAAACACTATAGTTAAAATGATATTGATATTGTGAGGTTcagcctaaattgataatatTGCTTAAACATTAAGTCCAAATGtgatattattttgtaaacgttaagtcaaTATTGAAGATATTTTGTACatgaaacctaaattgataccaaaCAAAACCTTAGGTCTATTTTGGTATTTTATCCAATGTAGCATATTAAAATTGTGATGTGACGCTGAGTTGACAGAATTTAACGGATAATGTGTCACTTATAGTGAAGCATAAATTGGTGTTATCTTAAACATTAAActtatattgatgctattttaaaCGTGAAGCTTAAATTGTTAAATTTCCAATAACATTATGCTTAttttattttggtaccttatctcaTTAAAAAAACCTCACAACACAAAAAAAACattggtaaattacactcatggcctaaactttataattactTTAATTATGACTCCTAAACTTCAAAACTGAACATTATAGCtcttgaactttacattttaataatataaaatgaaaaagttcaagaattaaagtcgtttaaaactatatttttcATGTAACcaccatttttaatttttcaaatcacaAATTTTTAGTATTTCTCTTTTTAAACAACCACTTTCTCTCTTCTAATAATTaaacgacctcaaaattaaagaattaaagtggCTCAAATATAATGTCTACCAGTTCTATAATGGAGAGTTATCTACTATTGAAGTAATCATATTGATCAACATTAAGATAGACCATTATGTTTATGTCAGTAAAATGTAAAGCGTTAATTACATATAGGTCCTATGTGGTTTCACCGATTTACAGATAGATATAATGTCTACCAGTTCTATAATGGAGAGTTATCAGAGCGTAATTTACCCGAAGAACATTAGGAAATACCAACATGAACCATCAAGAGAGTCGATCTTCTGAGTCAATGAATacatacattaaaaaaaaaaaaaaaactgtgcTAACAATAAATCAATCTAATACAACTCTGAATTTTATCAGCACAGATAGTAATAATCTCTATGCattacaacaacaaagccttagtcccgaaatgattcggagtCGGGCATacgaaaccgtgaaatcaaatcGTGTCAGTAATCATCCATTGAaacaattcaaaaaattcaatcTTTTTCTTTCCTTAGCAATACAAATTATGATctgcaacaacaacaacaacaaccagATTCTAACACGGAGTATTTCAATCTCTTCCGGGAACACCCTTCTATTCCCGCAATCGATTTACACCCCCCTTAAATACAATTTCGGTTCGAGCAGAGTGAGAGACACAAAAAAACAGACACTCACAAAGTTTCTAACAGAACAAAAAACCCCCAAAATCTCACTCAATCAATCATCAAAAGAATTGAATCGAAAAGAATATTACCTCGTGCGTTCGTGTGTTCGTGCGTTCGTGCTGTCAATACCGGTCAGTCTATAAACAATTCAATAAATAGGACACTAGATCAGTAAGAAAGAATGGCATCAAATGCTACTGCTTTCACTGGCGGATATCGAAGGGCCTTCGGATTTAACTAGAACACTGCTTCTGTTACTGATATCTAGCCCCTGCATTCGTCCGAGAGGATCCTGTTGTAACATATCCGGGTAAGGATGCGAATGAGATGTCACTCCCATTGGCTGCTGCGGCTGCGGCTGTGCACTTGACATGTTGTTCGACTGGAAATGATGAAACTGCGGCATGATGTTTTGATGAGTGTTGATTGGCCGCGGTTGTGATGATTGGGGCGGAAAGAAGGAAGATTGTTGGGCGTATGACATATGGTGCATGCTTAAATTATATGAGTCTGCCGATGTTATCATTTCTCCGGTTGCGAGTTTGAGTCTTTCTACTTCTTTCTTTAGCGCTTCGTTTAAAGCTGCAGATCGGAGTGTCATAAAACAGTtgatctatgttgcacggaaacggaaacAGAAATGTACACTGGGAAACgttaaaagggcggcccggtgcactacgcgttcccgcaaagcgagggtccggggaggggtcccaccacaagggtgtacttgGGGccagccttcccctgccaattttttggcGAGAGGCTGCTCCGACGACTCGAACCCGTAACCTCTCGGTCAcatgacaacaacgtttaccgttgcgccaaggcaaATATAGCTAGGGAGCGGACAGGAAACGCTACTGGAGAAGAGTTTTCGTGCAACATAGCAGTTGATACATCAACAAACTCTATTTCAACAACGAGTAAAATTTAAGCACGTACCATCGCGTAATTGAGCTTGTTGTTCCATTGCTTGTAGACGAAGCTTAAGCTCAGTGTTCTCAGTAGTTAGACCTGTCGTATCCCTCTGAAAGAACCGATTATTCCTAGTCAAGACTAAACtgcttcaagaataaacataaAAGATATTGAAAGACGTTTAGATTCGGAAAGAGCTGAACCTGGAATAGTGTGAGCTGTGCAGAAAGTGTAGTTGCTTCTGTTTGGAGGGTCTGCACTTTTCTTTCGAGTTCCGATATGTAGCGAGCTTTCCTTTCTTTCGACCGAGCAGCAGACTGCCGATTGGCAATAATCCTGCATACATAAGTTATGTAATTTAGATGAAACTTGAAGAAAAACATCTCTGCTGTTAGGCAACAACGAAACCAGATTCGAAAACATAAATTTCCGCAATAGATAAAGAATCAGGTTTCGCCATGTCGATGAACATTGTATTTACTCTGAAACAATGAGCATTCATTCAATTGTCATTTGATCTTTTCGCAATCCTATGCTACACGGAAACGGACGcctagaaacattatttctaaaaacatagcCTTCAAACGGGAACAAAAACGAAACACTAGAGAAGAGgcatttccgtgcaacatagtttCCGACGCAATTGCTATTGCATCATTTAGTACTATTCATAGTATAAACAAAACCATCATAtcacctatgttgcacggacataGAAATGAATACGGACTccagaaatattatttctaaaacataacttTCATAAAGTAGCTTCAAACAAAAACAGACACGGACACGAAAAGCGGAGATGCTACTAAAGAGAAGTGTTCGTGCAACATATATCAGAAAAGTAAACTTAATCCCTAATAAATATCATGAATCAAATAAACATTGCAGATATTTCAGCCGGCTCGGATTAAGTGTCTATGTATGCATATAAAACTGAATGAGCTCTTCTTGGTTCTAgccatatcagtaaaaaagacTCGATTTTCGACTTCCACCCCGAATTATCTATTATCAAACTACATCACTGCCTGCACTCTAAACTCTAGATCATGATAATCAGAAATGTTGTATGTCAATTTCAGCCAGGGGCAGATCCATGGGGAGCTAGGGGGGTTTGAGCACCCTGTGTTCGCCAGAAAATGCTGAAAATTCCATTAAAGCCCCGCACACATATTCCATAGAAATTTTAGCGTTTTCCGACGAACAGTGGTTGCTCAAGTCCCCCTCTCCTCCCCCAGATCTGTCCCTGTCCGTCACTGATTTCAGCCATTTCAACTAATTCATTCTAGTTAATGCCATTGGCACATTTATggatctatgttgcacggacactcTCTTTAGTAACGTTTCTGCGTTTTGTATCCGTGTCCGTCTTCACGCAACATATTGGATCTCAGATTGGCAATTCAAGGCTTAATAAGAGCATAGTTCACTATTCCAATACACTGTTATTAGAATCTTACAATTCAACTCAATTAAGCTCTATTTTGAGCCGGATCTATCTGGCGAATCTAAATTATAGCATGATCTTACAATTCGCAATTCGAGTCATATGCTAATTCGATtcgattcagctctatttcgaATCGAATCTTCATCCCCCTTCATCAGAAACTTCAACAACACTAATTACTAAACTCACTACCCTCTAGTCCGATTGTTATTTATAAGTTATCAACTCAAACTAGTCTCTTTCCATCATTATCAAGTTGACAACAAGTAAAAGAAAACCCGAATCAAAAACTCAAACTCTAGACCTCCACTAAGTTATTAGAAACTCAAACTCTCGGATCTCCATTAAGTTATTAAACAAAGCCCGATTTGTGAATTAGATTTGACTTTTAAGTACTTGTTTGATATGATTTCCTTTAGGACACTAAAATTACATTTATAACgaaatttgataatattttgaatttaacatagtaaatattctattttttaCAATATTATGAATTTAAACCGATTCGATTGGATTCACGAATCACAATTCATAATTCACAAAAAGGAGGATTTCGATCCACGAGTCGAATCTCGATTCGACAATTATGATCCAATCGAGATTATAATACAATTATGGTCCAATCGAgattatctaaattataataGAATCTTAAGATTCGCGATTCGAATCATACGATTCGATTCAAGCCAGATCTTCATCACCGttcatcaaaaacttcaacaaTACTAACTACTGAAACTCACTCTCCCCTAGCCCGTTTGTTATTTATCAAGTTATCAACCCAAAGCAGTTACATTCTATCATTATCAAGTTGACAACAacgcataaaaaaaaataaaaaataacctCAAACTCTCAATCTCCACTAAGTTATTAGAAACTCAAACTCTCGATCTTCAAAGTCCGATTTGTAAATtagatttgaattataatttcCTTTTTGACACTAAAATTGCATTTCTATACCGAAATTTGATAATAATTTGagtttattctattttttacaATATTATCAATTTAAACTCATTCGATTCGATTCACGAATCACAATTCataattcacaaaaaaaaaaggattcgATCACGAGTAGCATCTCGATTTAACAATTATGGCCCAATATCAAAATCAACATTATCTAATGCAACGAAAAATGACATCAAAGTCAAAAAAGTAAGCAATCTTTTTCACAACGAATTGTCAACCATAACCAACTACTAAACTGAAATTCCCAAAATTCCATTAAAAAGTATAACCAAACCTTTTAGCTCGTTTCGGATCGACAGTCCAAAGCTCCGCAAGTTTATCCGGCGCCATAGCTTTTTTCGCCTCAATCGATTCCAAAAACGAAGATCCATCAACCGAATTGCTATACCTATGCCTCGGTCTAACATTCTTCTCTCCATCGCCGTCGCCTTCACTCCCGACCTGATTATCGCCACCTCCGCCGCCGGAACCATGACCCGCATTGTCAGATTTAAACGCAGAGGGACCTTCATCGGGTCTAGATCCAAGCTTTTCAATGTCCATATAAGTACAAAACAAGTCATCTTCCGATCCAAGCTCGTCAAATGAACTTCCAGATGGACAACAACCTGATGCGTTTTTAAATGGGTCTGGACCGAGATCTAGGTCATCGGGGATCCGGAAATTTACCTCGGAATGAGCTCTCCGATGACCGGAGTTCCTGATTGGAAACGATTGGCCATGAGAAAAGATTTGGGTGTCTAATGTAGGATTTGGTTTGTGATTTGAGTTTGTTGGATCCTGCATTCTGGTTTCTTCTTGTTTTCAATGTgaatcttgttcagcttcttgGTTGAGTCTCATGGCCAGTCGCATCCGCAGGGGAGACTTcagatgagagagagagagagagacggACAGAGCGGTTTGGTGTTTTTTTTAACTGTAAGAATGAACTCATACGGTGTCGTTTTGGGGTCATATcgctttttctgttttttttcaaTCTCGTTTCTTTGTTTAATTACTGAAATATTTTAAtgctttttttatcaaaaaaaagaaaaaagaaaaacataacatccatttgaatccCTAAACTAtggcttcaaagtcaattaagataaactatcaaaatcattaatcaGGTCCCTGAAGTAACTAAAAATCATAAATTGAGTCCTCATTCTAAACAATAATCTTCAATTGAGGACTCGACAGGCAAATCTCAGCCCGTGGCTTGGGCCAAGGCGTAAGAAAGGCATCGGAGAAGGTTTGCGGCAGAATTGTGAAAGGCCAAACCCTCGGCGGGAAATTGCGGCTGCGGCGGGAAGAACGGGCCCGTCGACTGGAAGAGAATATCGGTGAGTGGCGAATGGAACATAGGAGTGTATACTCGCGGAAGGcgcgaagtcagcataagaaacactataggggaACAGGGTCTCAGGCGTCGGATATCCGCCAACCCCTGGGCCAGTTATCGGGACTGGTTTAAGTGAGCCACCCTAGTCCACTAGGGACTAGGAGAGTCGTGCATCCGACCTTCGGAAAGGGAGGCGGATGTCTCCGTTCGAGTGGAATTTCGATGGACACTTTGTGTGGCCCATAGTGCGAGTTATCTATATATCAAGGTTTAACCACGATAAACCCTTCCGAGACGGATTACAGATATATTATTACAGTTTATATTAAATAGTCATAGTTTCTGATATTAAGATATGATAGGaactcaattgataatttttacttagtttagagacttaattgatgattttatagTGTCtcaattgattttgaagctttagtttacAGATCCAAATGAGTAtaatatcaaaaaaaaaaaaaaaaaaaaaaaaaaaggaaatattttaatgtttttgttttattacaAACAAACCCTACAAATGGCAAATTACAATTGTCAATTAGGGATAGTATTCTCCGCTTAATCCAATTATTATAACCTCTAATACATGTAACGTTTACATACAGCGGGTAAATTTCATAAATGATGTACAAGGTTTACCTATTTCAcattttagtataaattttttattttattttattaatatgtaTGATTTTATACTTTCACTATGATATACAGTTGATAAAAATGACTGGTCAACGCCACCCCATCATTTTTCAACtcctaaaaatttaaaaagccTAATACATCGCCAGCTCCATGgacttgtccataatagtagattggctccctgaactttgcaagtatcttaccagctccctaaacttgctttatttcgtatcatcaggtccttaaacttgtccataaaaatttattagtttcctgaactttgtaagtgtctcaccagcttcctaaacttgcttattctgtaacaactaaatacaaaaaccataatactaactctcgatccttATCATTTCTATCTCTCAatcctgcaacactaactcttataataggttgaaaggtaagGAAAGAGAAAAAATCACCTCACaaatagatgaagatgtatttttagaatttaggtttaataagtttttgtatttagttgttacggaataagtaAGTTTGGGGAGATGGTGAGACAGTTGCAAAATTCAAgaagctaataaatttttatggacaagtttatggAGCTTGTGatatgaaataagcaagtttagaaagctggtgagacacttgtaaagttcagagagtcaatctactattatggacaagtttagggagctagtgaTGTATTAGCCCAAATTAAAAAGAGTTATAAAAGAAAGTGTGTTTGCAAATTTTCCATATCTaagtttgttttgattttggttttgtgtttttgaggagagagaaaaatgaGGGAGGGAGTAAGATGGTAATTGAATATAAGGTGGGTCCTACATTTTTTAAGGAATGAGTTGAAAAAAGGTGATATGGTAGGTTTGACcgatcatttttacctgttgtacaccatAGTGGAACGTCGCATATAAGGTTCTACATATTAGtaagacaaaatgaaggttgtacaccaaagtgtgaaaccattaatgaaatttaccTCGTTTAGAGCCAAtagtaattttactcttaacgtttaaaatgatgtaattttaccactaatattagaaaatttggtcgatttcagacatcattataaaacatagatagtttattctttattctgcaccaattgcatttCCTAATtgcatttttcttaatttttcttctgtattttttcctcattttaataaaattcgGGTCTAGATTTTTAATTGGTTTTGTGAAAAtgtcaacctagttgggattttTGCATTCCGATCTTAGCCTGTAACCCAacatttacttaaaaaaatttgttatataaaaaaatcatattttatgtgatttaataatagaattgaagattaatatattttaatctgACGAAatattcgaatttttttttgtagaatccgtaagtatattttgcagatttttGTATTTTGTTGTTATGGATAGGCAAGTTTAAGGAGTCGGTGAGACGTATAAAGTTCAagaagctaatctacttttatggacaagttcagagaattggtgatacgaaataatcaaATTCAATAAGCTGGTGAGATAATTGCAAAGTTTAGGAAGCCAATCTATTATTgtggacaagtttaggaagctggtgatgtatttatcaagttttctctctctaaacgttAACTTCATCTCTTCTcaacaaacaacacataaatgactTTAAAATTAGCATAATACTCATTTGACTTCCTAAACTAgggcttcaaaatcaattaggaccttaaactatcacaatcatcaatcagatctctaaactaataaaaaatcatcaattgagttctcattctaaacaaaaatcatcaattgaggcctcatcgaaaatcattcggttaaACAATTTCAGACTCTATTCCACAAACTCATGTTGAACCAAGACATAGATTATTACCGTCTATATGAAACAGTCAGTTTGTGTTTTTAGAATAAGACggagactcaattgatgatttttacttagttgaGGGACcttattgatgattttaacaGTTTAGggttctaattgactttgaaattttagtttagggacCCAAAAGAGTGTAATACCctttaaaatttaaaagttgaagaattaaagttccttaaaatattgTCAATTCTCGAAATTTTTCAACTTTAAGATCGTCAacggtaattttatcaatatcaATCTAAAAGTTTAACGTTTTTAACAAAGCAAACAACCTTAATAATTTTCTAATCGTGATAAAAAAATTGCAAGCATGCAATTGAcaaaaagtttataaatttgcGCTAAAAAATATCATGCGTCGTATTTCCGTTAGCTTTTATGGAaactttaaaacaaatgacactaaggccctgttcttttttacttaatttcagcataagtaagttcagttcagttcagcagcattcagttcagttcagttcagttaagttaagttaagctCAGTTAATTATTTGGtgtagttaagttaagttaagttaagttaagttcagttcagtagcattcagttcagttcagttaagttaagttaagttaagttaatttaatttaatttcaatcaAAAAGAACATGGCCTAACTCCCTTCTAATTAAGGTgatgtttgataaaaatttaaaattgagtgctaaaaaaataaatactggTAAATTTAGTAGGAAAAAGTGCAATGGGTTATCACGAGTGTGATGAGCCTCCTGTAGACTTCCAGGCTATTCTCGAGGATGACCGGCTAGGCAGATCAACTAGAAGAGTAGGAATTacttaatttcttttctgtttttcagGACTATGTCTTCCATGTACCAAAaaaaatactgaattttaaatgttaaaaagtattaaatgatagataaatattaaaaataaatattaaatttaaaattattagttaataatatttaattgaattttaaattaaatcttttgACTTAACAAAATCAGTGATgatgtaatttaatttttttaaatgatgtgatttaacttaaatatttaaatttcttaaagaaaaaACTTAAATATTTAGAttgtgttataaaaaaaaatcttaaatcTAATAAATACTTAAAATATTAATTCTAAAGGCTGAATCAAGTTATCAAACAAGACCTATTATCCATATAATGTAATTATGAATCCTAATTAAGACTTTTTCTTAAATCACATTAAT includes:
- the LOC136227836 gene encoding transcription factor RF2b, whose amino-acid sequence is MQDPTNSNHKPNPTLDTQIFSHGQSFPIRNSGHRRAHSEVNFRIPDDLDLGPDPFKNASGCCPSGSSFDELGSEDDLFCTYMDIEKLGSRPDEGPSAFKSDNAGHGSGGGGGDNQVGSEGDGDGEKNVRPRHRYSNSVDGSSFLESIEAKKAMAPDKLAELWTVDPKRAKRIIANRQSAARSKERKARYISELERKVQTLQTEATTLSAQLTLFQRDTTGLTTENTELKLRLQAMEQQAQLRDALNEALKKEVERLKLATGEMITSADSYNLSMHHMSYAQQSSFFPPQSSQPRPINTHQNIMPQFHHFQSNNMSSAQPQPQQPMGVTSHSHPYPDMLQQDPLGRMQGLDISNRSSVLVKSEGPSISASESSSI